A genome region from Chengkuizengella sp. SCS-71B includes the following:
- a CDS encoding ferredoxin family protein, translated as MEENKNAQTIEEKQYLIRFKADTESHLHVLSHDVCIEKCPDKLCTIFCPAEVYKWEDIRMHVGYEGCHECGSCRIGCPHENIKWEYPKGGHGIIFRLG; from the coding sequence ATGGAAGAGAATAAAAACGCTCAAACGATTGAAGAAAAACAATATTTAATTCGATTCAAGGCAGACACAGAATCTCATTTACACGTCTTGAGTCACGATGTTTGTATAGAAAAATGTCCGGATAAACTTTGTACAATATTTTGTCCAGCAGAAGTGTACAAATGGGAAGATATTCGGATGCATGTTGGTTATGAAGGCTGTCATGAGTGTGGAAGCTGCCGAATAGGTTGTCCACATGAAAATATTAAATGGGAATATCCTAAAGGCGGGCATGGTATTATCTTTAGGTTAGGATAA
- a CDS encoding M3 family oligoendopeptidase, giving the protein MEMKDIKKFNQMEYVRPDIKSIEQQFNILLEEFNSSNNAEQQTQSMNKINEIRNSFDSMSQLVYIRHTVNTNDEFYKKEQEYMDEKKPIMENITNKFYNALVHSKYRDHLEEKWGKQLFELAELTLKTFSPDIIEDLQKENKLSSEYVKLIASAKINFEGDELNLQQLNAYTQSPDRKLRKKAENARTGFFVEHEEQFDNIYDQLVKVRTKIAKTLGYDSFTQLGYNRMSRTDYDARMVSNFRKQVREIIVPLATKLRQRQQERIEISTLYNYDENFNFKSGNAAPKGDAEWIINHGKTMYKKLSPETNEFFQFMSNNELMDLVSKKGKAGGGYCTYINEYKSPFIFSNFNGTSDDIDVLTHEAGHAFQVYRSRSINLPEYKWPTAEACEIHSMSMEFLTWPWMELFFEENTEKYKFAHLSGAILFIPYGVAVDEFQHFVYDNPEASPQQRKAKWREIEKVYLPHRKYDDNHYLENGGFWQKQAHIFNFPFYYIDYTLAQICALQFWKRAQENPSEAWKDYLHLCNLGGSKSFIELVKEANLISPFKDGCVQSVINEIEAWLDQVDDKKL; this is encoded by the coding sequence ATGGAAATGAAAGACATTAAGAAATTTAATCAAATGGAATACGTTAGGCCAGACATAAAAAGCATTGAACAACAATTTAATATTTTATTAGAAGAATTTAATTCTTCTAATAATGCAGAACAACAAACTCAATCCATGAATAAGATTAATGAGATTCGTAATTCATTTGATTCTATGAGTCAACTAGTTTACATAAGACATACTGTGAATACTAACGATGAATTTTATAAAAAAGAACAAGAATACATGGATGAAAAAAAACCGATTATGGAGAACATTACTAATAAATTCTACAATGCGCTTGTTCATTCTAAATACCGTGATCATTTAGAAGAAAAATGGGGGAAACAACTCTTTGAATTAGCAGAACTCACTTTAAAAACCTTTTCACCTGACATTATAGAGGATTTACAAAAAGAAAATAAATTATCAAGTGAATACGTAAAGTTAATTGCATCAGCAAAAATTAATTTTGAAGGAGATGAACTTAACTTACAACAGTTAAATGCGTATACCCAGTCCCCAGACCGTAAACTACGTAAAAAAGCCGAGAATGCAAGAACTGGCTTTTTTGTAGAACATGAAGAGCAGTTCGATAACATTTATGATCAGTTAGTGAAAGTTCGTACCAAAATTGCAAAAACTTTGGGTTATGATTCATTTACTCAGTTAGGTTATAACAGAATGTCGAGAACAGATTATGATGCTAGAATGGTCTCTAATTTCAGAAAACAAGTTAGGGAGATTATAGTACCTTTAGCAACTAAACTTCGCCAGAGGCAACAAGAACGTATCGAAATATCTACTCTTTATAACTATGATGAGAATTTCAACTTTAAATCTGGGAATGCCGCACCTAAAGGAGATGCAGAATGGATTATAAATCATGGCAAAACGATGTATAAAAAACTATCTCCTGAAACAAATGAATTTTTTCAATTCATGTCCAACAATGAATTAATGGACTTAGTAAGCAAAAAAGGAAAAGCTGGTGGCGGATATTGTACGTATATTAATGAGTATAAATCTCCATTTATATTTTCTAACTTTAATGGCACGTCAGATGATATTGATGTATTAACACATGAAGCCGGTCATGCCTTTCAAGTTTATAGGAGTCGTTCTATAAATCTACCTGAATATAAATGGCCTACTGCTGAAGCCTGTGAAATTCATTCGATGAGTATGGAGTTTTTAACCTGGCCTTGGATGGAATTATTTTTTGAAGAAAACACAGAAAAGTACAAATTTGCTCATTTAAGTGGAGCCATTCTGTTCATACCTTACGGTGTAGCTGTCGATGAGTTCCAGCATTTTGTATACGATAATCCAGAAGCTAGTCCACAGCAAAGAAAAGCTAAGTGGAGAGAAATTGAAAAAGTCTATTTGCCTCACCGTAAATATGATGATAATCATTATTTAGAAAACGGTGGTTTTTGGCAAAAACAAGCTCATATATTCAATTTTCCTTTTTACTACATTGATTATACTTTAGCACAAATTTGCGCCTTACAATTTTGGAAAAGAGCACAAGAAAACCCTTCTGAAGCATGGAAAGATTATTTACACTTATGTAACTTAGGGGGTAGTAAGTCTTTCATAGAACTTGTGAAAGAAGCTAATTTAATTTCACCATTTAAAGACGGTTGTGTTCAGTCTGTAATTAATGAAATTGAAGCTTGGTTAGATCAAGTGGATGATAAAAAACTTTAA
- a CDS encoding DNA/RNA non-specific endonuclease gives MLKKGFDPNFLGNDYIIPIPRLIDQTKLDALNCGELFHYTHFSLVMNKRRRFLIYGANNIDKNTMKNVSRKDDWHFCNRMGVENQIGNEFYRNNPWDRGHMVRRRDVCWGSLEEAKQANFDSFCWGNIVLQHGEINQGIWNQIENWILELDDNYLKKLSIFTGPIFTDHDREYCGEDRKLGCGIQIPAGFWKAMFYINKKKELRSLAFVVKQDDFWFNEYGKLFKTIENYQVSLNMVSQISGVEFEDVLYDTNPLFFWSNQFTFGKNIETPELYKIRGKQDLIIEREN, from the coding sequence ATGTTAAAAAAAGGATTCGATCCCAACTTCTTAGGAAATGATTACATTATCCCGATTCCAAGGTTAATTGATCAAACCAAATTAGATGCATTAAACTGTGGTGAGCTTTTTCATTATACTCATTTTTCTTTAGTGATGAATAAAAGGCGCAGATTTTTAATTTATGGTGCTAATAATATAGACAAAAATACGATGAAAAATGTTAGTCGCAAGGATGATTGGCATTTTTGTAATCGGATGGGTGTAGAGAATCAGATTGGAAACGAATTCTATAGAAATAATCCTTGGGATCGAGGGCATATGGTTCGAAGGAGAGACGTTTGTTGGGGAAGTTTAGAAGAAGCAAAACAAGCGAATTTTGATTCTTTTTGCTGGGGGAATATCGTTTTACAGCACGGTGAAATTAATCAAGGGATTTGGAATCAAATTGAAAATTGGATTTTAGAGCTTGATGATAATTACTTGAAAAAACTATCCATTTTTACAGGTCCTATTTTTACAGATCATGATAGGGAATATTGTGGGGAAGATCGAAAGTTAGGCTGTGGTATTCAAATACCGGCTGGGTTTTGGAAGGCCATGTTTTATATTAATAAAAAAAAGGAATTACGTTCTTTAGCTTTTGTAGTTAAACAAGATGATTTTTGGTTCAATGAATATGGTAAGCTGTTTAAAACCATTGAAAATTATCAAGTATCATTAAATATGGTCAGCCAAATTTCGGGTGTAGAGTTTGAAGATGTATTATATGATACGAATCCATTGTTTTTTTGGTCAAACCAGTTTACTTTTGGTAAAAATATTGAAACGCCTGAGCTTTATAAAATTCGTGGTAAACAGGACTTAATTATTGAACGTGAGAATTAA
- a CDS encoding GNAT family protein gives MITNIINIVGQKVILRDLTEKDVEMIYYWNYEADDREHLKWNGPYYNRPEKTLDQFLEDHKDDFIKVGTAQPRNILVIEVDGKLIGTVSWYWEDECTNWLNNGIVIYDSKYWSGGYGTESFSLWTDYIFKKMDVVRIGISTWSGNERMIRLASKIGMVEEGRIRKARIVNGEYYDSVKMGILREEWMELIKQHPKPS, from the coding sequence ATGATAACAAATATAATAAACATCGTAGGTCAAAAAGTGATTTTAAGAGACTTAACAGAAAAAGATGTAGAGATGATATACTATTGGAATTATGAAGCTGATGATAGAGAGCATTTAAAGTGGAACGGTCCTTATTACAATAGACCTGAAAAGACTCTTGATCAGTTTTTGGAAGATCATAAGGATGATTTTATAAAAGTTGGCACAGCTCAACCGAGGAATATATTAGTCATTGAAGTTGATGGTAAGTTAATTGGTACAGTAAGCTGGTATTGGGAGGATGAATGTACGAATTGGCTTAATAATGGAATTGTTATTTATGATTCTAAATATTGGTCTGGTGGATATGGAACAGAATCTTTTTCCTTATGGACGGATTATATTTTCAAAAAAATGGATGTTGTAAGGATAGGCATTTCTACTTGGTCAGGAAATGAAAGAATGATTCGCCTAGCTAGTAAGATAGGTATGGTAGAGGAAGGAAGAATTAGAAAAGCTAGAATTGTAAATGGGGAGTATTATGATTCTGTTAAGATGGGGATTTTAAGAGAGGAATGGATGGAGTTGATCAAACAACATCCTAAGCCCAGTTAG
- a CDS encoding acetyl-CoA C-acetyltransferase encodes MGKTVILSAVRTPFGKFGGGLNSLKAVELGGIAVKEALVRAGVNPENVDEVILGSVLQGGQGQIPSRQAARLADIPWDVKTETINKVCASGLRSITLGDQIIRSGDEEVIVAGGMESMSNAPYFMDKARWGLRMGDNSVKDMMIHDGLTCSFFGVHMGTYGNGVAEEYRITREEQDEWAFGSHQKALEAIESGKLAEEIVSVEVPGKKGQFQIVEQDEAPRKDTSLEKLTSLKPVFGKYGTITAGNAPGVNDGAAALVLMDEERAQREGKQPIATILGHAEIAVEAKDFPKTPGLVINKLLQKTGKTTDDIDLFEINEAFAAVALASKQIASLDVNKINVNGGAVALGHPIGASGARIVTTLIHELRRRGGGLGVAAICSGGGQGDALLIEV; translated from the coding sequence GTGGGGAAAACAGTGATTTTAAGTGCAGTTCGTACACCTTTTGGAAAATTTGGAGGGGGTTTAAACTCATTAAAAGCCGTCGAGTTAGGTGGTATAGCTGTAAAGGAAGCGCTAGTTCGTGCTGGTGTCAATCCTGAAAATGTAGATGAAGTTATTTTGGGCTCTGTATTACAGGGGGGACAAGGGCAAATCCCTTCAAGACAAGCTGCTAGATTAGCTGATATACCTTGGGATGTCAAAACGGAAACGATAAATAAAGTTTGCGCATCAGGTTTAAGAAGTATTACGTTAGGAGATCAAATCATTCGTTCAGGTGATGAGGAAGTGATTGTAGCAGGAGGAATGGAATCTATGAGTAATGCCCCTTACTTTATGGATAAAGCACGTTGGGGTTTAAGAATGGGTGATAACAGTGTGAAAGATATGATGATTCATGATGGTTTAACTTGCAGTTTTTTTGGTGTGCATATGGGTACCTATGGAAATGGAGTTGCAGAAGAATACAGAATAACTCGTGAAGAACAGGATGAATGGGCTTTTGGAAGTCATCAAAAAGCACTTGAGGCTATTGAATCAGGGAAGTTAGCAGAAGAGATTGTATCTGTTGAAGTCCCTGGTAAAAAAGGTCAGTTTCAGATTGTAGAACAAGATGAAGCCCCTAGAAAAGACACTAGCTTAGAAAAACTTACATCATTAAAACCTGTATTTGGAAAATATGGAACGATCACAGCTGGAAATGCACCTGGAGTGAATGATGGTGCAGCAGCTCTCGTATTAATGGATGAAGAACGTGCACAACGTGAAGGTAAACAGCCTATTGCTACTATTTTAGGTCATGCAGAAATCGCTGTAGAAGCAAAAGATTTTCCTAAAACACCTGGTCTTGTTATTAATAAATTATTACAAAAAACAGGAAAAACAACAGACGATATTGATTTGTTTGAAATAAATGAAGCCTTTGCAGCAGTTGCTTTGGCGAGTAAACAAATTGCTTCTTTGGACGTAAATAAAATTAATGTAAATGGAGGAGCCGTTGCACTTGGACATCCAATAGGAGCTAGTGGAGCTAGGATAGTCACTACGCTAATTCATGAGTTAAGAAGACGAGGTGGAGGATTAGGTGTTGCAGCAATTTGTAGTGGCGGGGGACAAGGAGATGCCTTATTGATAGAAGTGTAA
- a CDS encoding 3-hydroxybutyryl-CoA dehydrogenase, whose protein sequence is MKIQKIMVIGAGQMGAGIAQVCAMSGFDVVLNDIDQKSINRGINTIQKNLSRQVEKERISNEQKQSVLERITSTLLLNEVSDVDLVIEAAVENMEVKSNLFAKLDSITSEHTILATNTSSLPITEIAAATKRPEKVIGMHFMNPVPVMKLVEIIRGLATSDEVYEIIEDLTEKLNKVPVEVNDFPGFVSNRILMPMINEAIYTVYEGVATPEAVDEVMKLGMNHPMGPLTLADFIGLDTCLYIMEILHDGFGDDKYRACPLLRKYVKAGWLGRKSGRGFYIYE, encoded by the coding sequence ATGAAGATACAAAAAATAATGGTGATTGGTGCAGGACAAATGGGTGCTGGAATAGCACAAGTTTGTGCAATGTCAGGGTTTGATGTTGTCTTAAATGATATCGATCAAAAAAGTATAAATCGAGGAATAAATACCATCCAAAAAAATTTATCACGCCAAGTAGAAAAAGAGCGTATAAGCAATGAACAGAAACAATCGGTTTTAGAGCGAATTACTTCTACTTTACTTCTTAATGAGGTAAGTGATGTAGATCTGGTAATTGAAGCAGCAGTTGAGAATATGGAGGTAAAGTCAAACCTTTTTGCTAAATTAGATTCCATCACATCAGAACATACCATTTTAGCAACAAATACTTCTTCACTTCCTATTACTGAAATTGCTGCAGCAACTAAACGACCTGAAAAAGTGATCGGCATGCATTTTATGAATCCTGTACCCGTGATGAAGTTAGTTGAAATCATTCGAGGGTTAGCAACGAGTGATGAGGTTTATGAAATAATTGAGGATTTAACAGAAAAACTGAACAAAGTCCCCGTAGAAGTAAATGATTTTCCAGGTTTTGTTTCTAATCGAATTTTAATGCCAATGATTAATGAAGCCATATATACAGTTTACGAGGGAGTTGCAACACCTGAAGCGGTTGATGAAGTCATGAAGTTAGGCATGAATCATCCTATGGGTCCATTGACACTCGCAGATTTTATAGGTTTGGATACTTGTTTGTATATTATGGAAATCTTGCATGATGGTTTTGGTGACGATAAATATCGTGCGTGCCCGTTGTTAAGAAAATATGTTAAAGCAGGTTGGTTAGGAAGAAAATCAGGTAGAGGATTTTATATTTATGAATAA
- a CDS encoding acyl-CoA dehydrogenase translates to MNLRFTSEQEMLKKMVRAFAEDEITPFIDRLENGEFPREIINKMSKLGLLGITIPEKFGGAAMDFTSYIIAIHEISKVSAALGVILSVHTSVGTNPILYYGTKEQVSKYIPRLASGSHLGAFCLTESSSGSDAASLKTKAIKQGDYYVLNGSKMFVTNGGEADTYICFARTDQSQTGSRGISAFIVEKNTEGLVFGKDEKKMGLHGSRTVQLIFDNMKIPSSNLLGEEGQGFKIALANLEVGRIGIAAQALGIAEAACEHAIKYAKERQQFGKPIAEQQGIAFKLADMVTLVETARLLVYRAAFLKTSGLPCRKEASMAKLYASKAAMEVTTEAIQVFGGYGYTKEYPVERFFRDAKVTQLYEGTSEIQKIVISKEL, encoded by the coding sequence TTGAACCTTAGATTTACATCTGAACAAGAAATGTTGAAAAAGATGGTTAGAGCTTTTGCAGAGGATGAAATCACTCCTTTTATTGATCGTTTAGAAAATGGGGAATTTCCTAGAGAAATCATTAATAAAATGTCTAAACTTGGACTGTTAGGAATTACAATTCCTGAAAAATTTGGTGGAGCAGCAATGGATTTTACTTCATACATTATTGCTATTCATGAAATATCTAAGGTTAGCGCGGCTCTAGGTGTTATTTTATCTGTTCATACTTCCGTTGGGACAAATCCAATTCTCTATTATGGAACAAAGGAGCAGGTGTCAAAGTATATACCTAGATTAGCTTCAGGATCACATCTGGGAGCCTTTTGTTTGACAGAATCAAGTTCGGGATCAGATGCAGCCAGTCTCAAAACAAAAGCAATAAAACAAGGGGATTATTATGTTTTGAATGGTTCAAAGATGTTTGTAACTAATGGCGGAGAAGCGGACACCTATATATGTTTTGCTAGAACAGATCAAAGTCAAACAGGGAGTCGTGGCATTTCTGCATTCATAGTTGAAAAGAATACTGAGGGGTTAGTGTTCGGTAAAGATGAGAAGAAAATGGGTTTACATGGTTCGAGGACGGTTCAATTAATATTTGATAATATGAAGATACCCTCTTCAAATTTATTAGGTGAAGAAGGACAGGGTTTTAAAATTGCCTTAGCTAACTTAGAAGTTGGACGAATTGGAATTGCTGCACAGGCGTTAGGTATTGCAGAAGCAGCATGTGAGCATGCAATCAAGTATGCCAAAGAGCGTCAACAATTTGGAAAACCGATTGCTGAGCAACAAGGGATAGCATTTAAACTAGCAGATATGGTAACTCTTGTGGAAACTGCAAGATTACTAGTTTATCGTGCAGCTTTTTTAAAGACGAGTGGTTTACCGTGTAGAAAAGAAGCTTCAATGGCAAAATTATATGCATCTAAAGCTGCAATGGAAGTTACAACGGAAGCAATACAAGTATTTGGTGGTTATGGTTATACAAAGGAATATCCAGTTGAACGCTTTTTTAGAGACGCAAAAGTGACTCAGTTGTATGAAGGTACTAGTGAAATTCAAAAAATTGTAATTAGTAAAGAACTTTAA
- a CDS encoding acyl-CoA dehydrogenase → MNFKLTEEHTMIQDMIRDFAKNEVAHTAAERDEEERFDREIFDKMAELGLTGIPWPEQYGGIGSDYLAYCIVVEELSRVCASTGVTLSAHTSLAGWPIYTFGTEEQKQKYLKPMALGNSIGAYGLTESGSGSDAGGMKTTAVRDGDDYILNGSKIFITNGGVADYYVVFALTDPSSKHNGTSAFIVEKDFKGFLVGKKESKLGIRSSPTTEIIFEDCRVPMENRLGKEGEGFKIAMKTLDGGRNGIAAQAVGIAQGALDAAIAYAKERHQFGKPIIHQQGISFKLAEMATSIEAARLLTYQAAWLESEGLPYGKESAMSKLFAGDTAMKVTTEAVQVFGGYGYTKDYPVERYMRDAKITQIYEGTQEIQKLVIGRMLTK, encoded by the coding sequence ATGAATTTTAAACTAACAGAAGAACATACCATGATTCAAGACATGATTCGTGATTTTGCTAAAAATGAAGTGGCACACACAGCGGCTGAACGTGATGAAGAGGAACGTTTTGATCGTGAGATTTTTGATAAAATGGCTGAATTAGGACTAACAGGAATTCCTTGGCCAGAACAATATGGAGGGATAGGCAGTGATTATTTAGCATACTGCATAGTTGTTGAAGAGCTTTCACGCGTTTGCGCTTCAACTGGAGTTACGTTATCTGCCCATACATCATTGGCTGGATGGCCTATTTATACGTTTGGAACAGAAGAACAAAAGCAGAAATATTTAAAACCAATGGCATTAGGTAATTCAATTGGTGCATATGGTTTAACAGAGTCTGGTTCTGGTTCAGATGCAGGAGGTATGAAAACTACTGCAGTACGAGATGGGGATGACTATATACTGAATGGATCAAAGATTTTTATAACAAATGGGGGCGTAGCTGATTATTATGTTGTTTTTGCTCTTACAGATCCTTCAAGCAAACATAATGGAACAAGTGCATTCATTGTCGAGAAAGACTTTAAAGGATTTTTGGTAGGTAAAAAGGAAAGTAAACTCGGTATTCGTTCTTCACCTACGACAGAAATCATCTTTGAAGATTGTCGTGTTCCGATGGAAAATAGGTTAGGAAAAGAAGGCGAAGGCTTTAAAATTGCTATGAAGACATTAGATGGAGGACGTAACGGCATAGCAGCACAAGCGGTAGGTATTGCTCAAGGTGCACTTGACGCTGCAATCGCTTATGCGAAAGAAAGACATCAATTTGGTAAGCCGATCATTCATCAGCAAGGAATTAGCTTTAAGTTAGCAGAGATGGCTACTAGTATTGAAGCAGCAAGATTATTAACTTATCAAGCAGCTTGGTTGGAATCAGAAGGTTTGCCTTACGGAAAAGAGTCAGCCATGTCTAAATTGTTTGCAGGAGATACTGCAATGAAAGTGACAACAGAGGCTGTACAAGTTTTTGGTGGATATGGGTATACAAAGGATTATCCTGTAGAACGTTATATGAGAGACGCTAAAATTACCCAGATATATGAAGGGACGCAAGAAATTCAAAAGCTAGTTATTGGAAGAATGTTAACAAAGTAA